The DNA region AGTTTTTTTGGCGTTAGGTTGAGGAGAGCGGGCGATGGTGAACAGCGCGCTCAGCGTGCGCGGTCTACCTAAGAGCGGCGGCGGCGTTGGTGGCGGAGGGCGGCGGGCCAGCGCCAGAGGATGAGCTGGGTGAGGAGGCGGGCGTGGAGCCAGATCATGCGAAGATTGTCGCGCAGATAGTGGAAATGGGAAATACCGCCGTCGGATTTGGCGAGGTAGCGGCAGGTGGCGGGGATGTTGAGCGTGGGGGTGCCGTTCCAGATCATGCGGACGGCGACCTCGGGATCGAAATCGTAGCGGCGGGCGAAGCGAGTGGAGGTGAGTGCGCGATGCAGCGGGGCGAGCGGGTAGACGCGGAAGCCGAAGAGGGGGTCGTCGATGCCGGGGCCGAGGATTTCGAGGTTGGCGAAGAAGATGGAGAGTTTACGGCCTTGGAGGCGGATGTTGGGCGCTTCGGGGCCGAAGATGGGTTTGCCGATGACGAGGGCGGCGGGCGTGGCGGCG from Nibricoccus aquaticus includes:
- a CDS encoding glycosyltransferase family 2 protein, with amino-acid sequence MPPAPSTTHLLLIPSYNTGPRLLSTVQDALAHWQPVWVVVDASTDASHEPVVELSRHTPHLRVILRPANGGKGATVLTGTEAALAAGFTHALVMDADGQHPANRIADFMAASAATPAALVIGKPIFGPEAPNIRLQGRKLSIFFANLEILGPGIDDPLFGFRVYPLAPLHRALTSTRFARRYDFDPEVAVRMIWNGTPTLNIPATCRYLAKSDGGISHFHYLRDNLRMIWLHARLLTQLILWRWPAALRHQRRRRS